From Impatiens glandulifera chromosome 7, dImpGla2.1, whole genome shotgun sequence:
GCATACTCTTGGCCGTCTTCCTTGAAAACAAGCTCTCGTTTTTCATCGTCAGCCTCGTTCTTACCTCTTTTACGGTTCTTACCACCCTTACCCTTGTTCTTCGGCATCTCTGAAAACCCTAGATCGGAAGTTAGTTGAATAGCTagctagaagaagaagaatgaagaagaCTTCTTGTGATTTCGAATAGAAAACAAGATAAGTTTTTTATAGGTTCCTTGAAATTTCTCAAACGCACGTTTTGATTTGCGTACAAGTAACGAAAACCAACCAttccatttatatatttaagaaatattttaaaatataaaattatttgtttcttatttattgGAATAATTTTATactgttaaaaatatattatatattataaatagaattatttattttattttattcttaaatagtTTGGatggatatttatttaataattattttaaataaaatatattataaatttggttGATTATTAAACCCCATAAATTTAGTCTTGGGTTTgaataatcaagtaataatgTTATTTGGTAttcaaatgtaaaaaaatattaatacctatcataattttttatttattaattgaataaatattaacataGTATATTCTTCCCGAATATTAGTGATATTTATTCGGTTATATTAGAAACTATATGAATCCGGAAGGGACTTATTGGGATCTTTAAATTTACCATCAAAAtctataaacttaaataaaataataaaaacaaaactatagggattgaaataaattaaattaatagtcAACCTTCTATTTTTAAagataccaaaaatattttatgtgtataaacataatttgattCTAATTGAGTTTCCCGTTTGATAATACTtgtatctaaaattaaaatttaaaaaataaatcaaatagaccatttttaatttttttagttggaACTTGTCTAACACCTTTCAGAGTGGTCAATCATCGACATAActctcataaaaaaaatatttttttggtttaaaaaatcCAACTATTGTTTTAAGAATAGAAACATTAACTTCATTAACTTAACTAGATTCATAATAACCgaaataaaacattaaacaaTAACTAGTTGCacattttgatcatttttaaaactaaaattcgAGGCTTCTTAGccatttttaaaactgaaatattaGACTTCTTTAGAACTTTTAGAAATTAGACAAAGATGCTTTATTTGCCTtggatttgattttaaaatattcctaACATCTGAATCATGTTATGAAACTTTGCACAATAGATCTTGAGCCAAAACTCAATAacataaacttatttttaagatatttttaaatttacaattttttttttttatttagtttgattcttttttaatataatatagcTTTTATAAATGATGtcggaattaattttaaataaaaaaaaataaatcatattaaaaaacgtttgaactaaaatataagaatttcaAGTTTTATTCATGACactacattaattattatatgaatagaatCTCACACAATGAGTCGCAAAACATCTACactttttctaaattttttggaaaaattaaaaCTGACCTTAAAAGCTATGTTTTAATGacaattttttcaaaaagtttaaTTGATGACATGTAAGTTCTTTTTATAGTCTAAGGCAATTCAGTAGTCAAAATAATTGAGTTCGGGacaaaatcattaatgacttttattTTGCGCGATTGATTTTTATCCACTTAAGTCATAATTGAACATACGCTGAGGTAAAATGATAACCATACTAAAGTGATCActtctttttgaattttatcAGAAGTGATattcatttttgaaaaatcaaacttTTGGGGCATGTTCTTGATGATATAACTTCAAGTTGAACACCAATCACTAATAGACTAAATGCCTTCAAATATGCTAAGTATGACTTTCAACTATGAgcttttattattatgttagataaagtgaaaaaaatattatcctaACCAACTAATGAAATTGAAATGATGTAACATGAAATTAtgattgaaaaacaaatataaagaccaaaatgatgaatgaaatTTCTTTTggtaaaggaaaaaaaaatagtatgaaaTTGAAATGTGTAACATGAAATTAAAATTGTCTGAAACGATCAAACATTGTGTATAATTCGAAGCCTCCAATCTAAACCGTTTGATCAATCCTTTCTCTTCCACATAGATGATGTAAACGCTCGAATATTTTCATCCGACGGTCCAAAATGAAGCTTCCTTTGATGCAAGAATAGACCACACAGCATAGCACCACCACCGTCCGATTCCATCTCTTTTTTTCCCGCCAATTCTTCTCCAATCTCATTATTCATCTCCTTCAACGCCATAGATGAGATCGACGACGAAGACGTCGTCGATTCACCGCCGTCGGATGCATCATCACCGTCGCCGGACGATTTCTCACTCTTGTTAGAAGATCCCTTCCTCCGATGACCTAACCGTCGCCGTCGATTATCTCCGTTAAGATCTCGAAAACTAATCGCTTGTAATCCATTAATCGATGCTAAACCTAATCCTCCGTTATGAACAGTTGCGGCGATGTTGAGAACGCCTTGGAATCTACCGGAAGGACGGCGGATCTGAACGGCGGTGAAAGCAGGGGTGGCGGCGCCGCCTCCGTTAGGGATACAACTGCTGAGGAGAAATCGAACGGTGCCGAGGAGAGGATCTTTAATGTAACCGATTGAGTAGATCTCGATTGTTATACCGGAGGTTTGGCTTGAGAGGAAATGGGCGGTGACTCGAAATAGGAATTTCTCGTTCCATGTAGGGTTTTCACCGCCGACGATGTCGAGTCTTGTTCGAAGCTTGGAAGATGGATCGATCCAAGCGATTGCGTAGGTTTGTAAACGGCGGAGATTGGTGGATGGAGTTTTGAGACCTTGTGCGGAGATTAGGTTGATCTCCAAAAGATGATCATTTTCGTTCTCCATCTGTAGCTTGATATCTTGAAATTGATgaagacaaatatatataagatcGATTCTTGCTTCAGTTCTTCTCTATTGACAATGATTCATTGGAAGTTTACattcaattcaagaatgaagaagaagaagatgaagaagaagaaaggaggAAGGAAACATAGTTAAAGAAATTATTGTGTGTGTGAGAAagaattcttatatttattaattgattagTAATTCTTTTACtcttcattttcaatttttcatccaaaaaaatatttaaatttaagtttataagtGTGTAATTAATTAGGGTGTGTCATCCATTGTAACAAAATTTTGgattaagaaaattttatatcaatgccaaataattggaaaatgataataaatcaaaataagttaatttcGGTAAGGAACAATATGTTATCGCCTTTAGGCTACGGACAACAACGTTAGAAAGTTTAGGATTATCGCCTTTTAGGCTACGGAAGTGTGAGGCCGAGACGTGACGACAACGTTATAAAGTTTAGGACTATCGCCCTTTAGGCTACGGAAGTTTGAGGCTGAGACGTGGCGACGGACGACAACGTTAGAAAGTTCATAGACGtataattatcttttatctttaaTAGTCTGCCCAGTCAGCTCAGTCAGAAGTAGGATCCAACGGTTGGAAGAACACTGCACATCGCATGTGTAAACAAGTTGGTTATGTTCATACCGAAATTAcgaacttatttatttatatataagtttataatttaagttttactatttagaaaaaataaaaattattcatatgtaaaagaataaataaaataaataggatGATAAAAACAGAGAAATTTTCCAACTTTTTCAATCCCATCTTTACTCCACTGTATATGCATATATTATTTCAGTATTTTTAAGTTAGTTCAACTTTCGAATTATTTCTTCAAGttcttacaaaaaaataaaattaaatccatTCAAAAATTGAaccgaataaattttaataaaattgaaccaaattcgattttttaaatattatataataaattatatttaattaaaagtaataaattatataataaaaaatgaattcgacTTAATTTTAGAGTTgaaacaacaaattaaataaaaaatatatatatttgaattcaaatttagaCCAAATATTAACATTGCCTACCTCGTCAATTTACTTTTTCAGGGTGGGTGGTTACCCATTTGGAAAACTTACTCAATTTGGATTTAGGTGAAAAccctaaatattatttattaaatactagTATCTTAATTATCTGTAgatgaaaacgtattaaaaatattatgacatttttaatatacaggATTTTCAAATGAGCATCTAacttataattaagtatttttaaaagatacatcttttaaaattttatttactaatatcttataacaaaaattaaagtggaaattgaaatatttaatctcttatataatattaattttacttaaGTTATACAGaggattaaaaaatatatacatttattttaataaatatctcATTTTACTTACTATTAAGTATTAATAAAGaatctaataaattaatttgaccttaaatatttaatatatgagataaaaaaaatatacaaatatatttgcAACTTGATTCATGCTCAATGTAGTAGAATATATTAACTCATCTCTCTTCATGTAACAAtgcttaaaattattataaaattatatttttcaaaatatttcattttcttatatAGTGTACATtcccttttatttatttatgaattctTATGCTTTGATTTCATGGCAATtcaaattagagaaaaaaaatgtttgttattttataggaaaaattaatttagggaaattcaaagcattgtttttttttttgtcttaaaaaACGGGCAAATAGCCAACCAAGTactaatgaaaaaataagtaattaataatgtgttccttttcaaaataatttattaattacttttctTTAAATACTTATATGTTTAACAATTAATTACATATGCTAATTGCAAAACGACATAATGgcttcaatatatatatatatttaaccttTTCTTAGTTAAACGTTATATTGCCGGTGATCTAATATTTAAATGGATTATTCAACTAGAAAACAAACCAAATTTGTAGAAATAAATAACTCATGATTAGTGAGGCCAGTTACAGActtgtttgattaaattaaaataaattaatattcaatcattaattatttatttcttgaaatgattcaaatCATGGACTGAACtgttttatctttattagtattttaaaatattaaccttAAATGTAACCTGACCACTCCATTATAagaatcataaaaataaacacTTTTCAACATATAATTTGCTCAAAAACAGtttgtttcttaaaaaaaaaatataaaatgtgatGCACATCTTAAGTAGAATTATGATAAGGGATTTAGATCAGGGTATCTGGTTtgagtttgaatattttaaattaagtttgaGGTCAGGAATGgacaataaaaaatgatatccGAGATCGAAgagtttgtaaaataaaaccGATATAGGCTAtactaatattcaaaaatatttatatattttcttactcAGTATTAATTTCACATTTGAAATCAAAacattatattcataataataattgcatcatttaactttgttttatctatattttacaCTAACTTCTTTCTAATCTTCATCTTTATTTCAACtattaagatattatttttctttttctcgtcATTTTTTgcgttttattattaaattttctttaacatttactctatattttcttcttggttatgtgttatattttttttttactttttacaatatataattaagtgtttttattttttttaatattattagttttaaaattattttgttattttcaatctattatttctaattttattttaataaaatgtataaattcaCCCTTTAATCCGGTCAAGTTCGAAGTccagtaataaaataaaatttgggaTTATTATAGAGTACTTCACTGCCCATTGTCCTCAATTAgactaataattaaacaatCTTAGATCaactttttcatttaaaataactcctatttttcataatagtaaaaaaataagaaggattaataaaaaacagtttttattaaaaataaaaaacaatattattaaatttattaatatatatttgagaaaattattatttatctaaattaatattatgatgaaatattttgatataattttctttttgaccaatatatatatagtttattgtgattttaaaaaacaagagtaataatttatttattaaatttatataattgctcacttaatacatttataaaaattgtaaaaaactctgtccaatttttttaaaatattaataaaaacaatagtaAAGTATGCTATTAATAAATTcgtttgaaaataataaaattagtctataaattaaataaaactcaCTTAATTTTAGGAACCATACAACCGATTAACAACATTAAggtattttttttgaaattattagaacttaattattttataataatataatatttctcctaaaaggaaaagaattatatttattttctttaaatatgtaataaatatagAGAGAATATTATTCAGCAAGAAATACGAAGGGTTTTCGATATCCAGAGTAGTTGATTTCGTCTTCCATTGATAACTTCAACAGTCAAAATCAAGCTTtgaagatagagagagaagagagatcaTTACTGTAGATCCTTAAGCAAGTTCCTTCATCAATGACCGGCGGCGGACAGGATCTGCCGCAGGTTAACGGTGGCGAATTCCTTCTCCAGTTACTACAGAGACCGCAACAGCAG
This genomic window contains:
- the LOC124910735 gene encoding uncharacterized protein LOC124910735, producing the protein MENENDHLLEINLISAQGLKTPSTNLRRLQTYAIAWIDPSSKLRTRLDIVGGENPTWNEKFLFRVTAHFLSSQTSGITIEIYSIGYIKDPLLGTVRFLLSSCIPNGGGAATPAFTAVQIRRPSGRFQGVLNIAATVHNGGLGLASINGLQAISFRDLNGDNRRRRLGHRRKGSSNKSEKSSGDGDDASDGGESTTSSSSISSMALKEMNNEIGEELAGKKEMESDGGGAMLCGLFLHQRKLHFGPSDENIRAFTSSMWKRKD